Proteins found in one Salvia splendens isolate huo1 chromosome 10, SspV2, whole genome shotgun sequence genomic segment:
- the LOC121753072 gene encoding zinc finger CCCH domain-containing protein 20-like, with amino-acid sequence MMVGERSFGHTPPWADDPTTAINAIDDYSLFFQTDSLKALQRYLPSNSNDVVPELPYADSEGSDFVPVDAHTCDNFRMFEFKVRKCARGRSHDWTECPFAHPGEKARRRDPRKHHYSGTACPEFRKGTCRKGDACEFSHGVFECWLHPARYRTQPCKDGMNCKRRVCFFAHAPEQLRVLSPRADSSSPHGRFAFIASPESVSPPMTESPPMSPTVSEMVASLRQLQLSKVNSMPSSWLGGCPSPRMVPPGYFSVPTTPTRAVARPGLAWESEEEPMERVESGRRLRDKMFEKLSKENPLDRVEPDPNPDVDWVADLIN; translated from the coding sequence ATGATGGTTGGAGAGAGAAGCTTCGGGCATACTCCACCGTGGGCGGATGATCCGACCACCGCGATCAATGCCATCGACGACTACTCTTTATTCTTCCAGACCGACTCCCTGAAGGCGCTGCAGCGATACCTACCTTCCAACTCAAACGACGTCGTTCCGGAGCTCCCCTATGCTGACTCGGAAGGATCCGACTTCGTTCCCGTGGACGCGCACACATGCGATAACTTCCGCATGTTCGAGTTCAAGGTCCGCAAGTGCGCGCGCGGCCGTTCCCACGACTGGACCGAGTGCCCCTTCGCCCACCCGGGCGAGAAGGCCCGCCGCCGCGACCCGCGCAAGCACCACTACTCCGGCACCGCCTGCCCTGAGTTCCGGAAGGGCACCTGCCGGAAGGGCGACGCCTGCGAGTTCTCCCACGGCGTCTTCGAGTGCTGGCTCCACCCGGCGCGTTACCGCACGCAGCCATGCAAGGACGGGATGAACTGCAAGCGCCGCGTGTGCTTCTTCGCCCACGCGCCCGAGCAGCTCCGCGTCCTCAGCCCACGCGCAGACTCCTCGTCACCACACGGCCGGTTCGCGTTCATCGCGTCGCCGGAGTCGGTGTCGCCGCCGATGACGGAGTCGCCGCCGATGTCGCCGACGGTGAGCGAGATGGTGGCGTCGCTGCGGCAGCTGCAGCTGAGCAAGGTGAATTCGATGCCGTCGTCGTGGCTCGGGGGGTGTCCGTCGCCGCGGATGGTGCCGCCCGGGTACTTCAGCGTGCCCACGACCCCAACGAGGGCCGTGGCCCGGCCGGGGCTCGCGTGGGAGAGCGAGGAGGAGCCGATGGAGCGGGTCGAGTCCGGGAGAAGGTTGCGGGACAAGATGTTTGAAAAGTTGAGCAAGGAGAATCCGTTGGATCGGGTCGAGCCGGATCCGAACCCGGATGTGGACTGGGTGGCGGACCTGATCAATTGA